The Candidatus Methylomirabilota bacterium genomic interval ATACGGCGGCGTTTCCGTTTGCACGCACAGACTGAATCGGCCCGCGCGCTCCAGCAGCTTCCCCTTTCGCGACGTCCGTCCAGTTATGATTCGCACCTGGCCTCCCGGCTCGTAGGAGTACCACATCGGAACCACGAGCGGCCCACGACCATGTTCTGCAACGCTGATGACGGCCACATGAACGTCGGCCAGGAATGCCTCCCGTTCTTCCTTCGTCATCGTGAGCGACATCGTCGTCCCTCCCGGCCGGCACGCG includes:
- a CDS encoding pyridoxamine 5'-phosphate oxidase family protein, with product MSLTMTKEEREAFLADVHVAVISVAEHGRGPLVVPMWYSYEPGGQVRIITGRTSRKGKLLERAGRFSLCVQTETPPYKYVSVEGPIIAVEAADLERDRRPLARRYLGTEVGDSYIESTRNAVGNVLVRMRPERWLTVDYAKQYESR